One Lysinibacillus sp. OF-1 DNA segment encodes these proteins:
- a CDS encoding FtsK/SpoIIIE domain-containing protein encodes MLFEILTTSLMGGIALKAFTKSRGLPSNDSGKIQRIMSLSGLNVRDGKDTLTTQLVKKKQCEWGWEYRYRIPLGRSFADYEAKQQVVEDGLNNRRKNITFNDLRQLNFNKDLLIQLQELWKTKLTEQKEIELSYDGLLIVRVYDKPLASEVTFTPGQGWRVPVGVTRERNEYKYHDFEMVPHVVLGGATRYGKSNFINSTICSLVQCEPEHTNLYLIDLKGGVELCDYENIKQTISIAYEPHEALHTLQLAYDQMRNIQRELKRRGKKNVQVAGIKERYFVVIDEVGELNVAEAVTKEEKRLKLECQTIMSQIARLGAGLGFRLVVATQYPVGDVIPRQVKQNADAKLCFRVQSGVASRVVLDTEGAETLPMIKGRAIYQTADKREILQTPLITPQIIHDTIQPHIIEKGERVEETVIQPRRTDTVTFEEV; translated from the coding sequence GTGCTGTTTGAAATTTTAACGACTTCATTAATGGGTGGAATTGCTCTGAAAGCTTTCACAAAGAGTAGGGGTTTACCTTCGAATGATTCAGGAAAAATCCAGAGGATTATGTCGCTGTCTGGTTTAAATGTTCGTGATGGCAAGGATACATTAACCACACAGCTTGTAAAAAAGAAACAATGCGAATGGGGGTGGGAATACCGTTATCGAATCCCTTTAGGTCGTTCATTTGCAGATTATGAAGCCAAGCAGCAAGTCGTTGAAGATGGTCTTAACAATCGTCGGAAAAATATTACCTTTAATGACTTACGACAACTGAATTTTAATAAAGACCTTCTTATACAGTTGCAAGAACTGTGGAAGACAAAGCTTACAGAACAAAAAGAAATTGAACTGTCGTATGACGGTCTATTAATTGTGCGCGTGTATGATAAGCCATTAGCAAGTGAAGTAACATTTACACCAGGTCAAGGTTGGAGAGTGCCTGTAGGTGTCACTAGAGAGCGTAATGAGTATAAGTATCATGACTTTGAAATGGTTCCTCATGTCGTCTTAGGTGGTGCGACTCGATACGGCAAAAGTAACTTCATCAATTCAACTATTTGTAGTCTGGTGCAATGTGAACCAGAGCACACAAACCTTTATCTAATTGATCTTAAAGGCGGAGTGGAATTATGCGACTATGAAAATATCAAACAGACGATTTCTATTGCATACGAACCTCACGAGGCCCTCCACACTTTACAGCTGGCATATGACCAAATGCGGAATATACAACGTGAATTAAAGCGCAGAGGAAAGAAGAACGTACAAGTGGCAGGCATAAAGGAACGTTACTTTGTAGTCATTGATGAAGTAGGCGAATTGAATGTAGCAGAAGCAGTGACGAAAGAAGAGAAACGATTAAAACTAGAATGCCAAACAATCATGAGTCAAATTGCAAGGCTAGGTGCTGGACTTGGTTTCAGGCTAGTTGTAGCCACTCAATATCCTGTAGGTGACGTTATCCCTCGCCAGGTTAAACAAAATGCTGATGCCAAGCTATGTTTCCGTGTACAGTCAGGTGTGGCTTCAAGGGTCGTACTGGATACAGAAGGGGCAGAGACATTGCCAATGATTAAGGGCCGTGCAATATACCAAACAGCAGATAAGCGAGAAATACTTCAAACACCACTAATCACACCACAAATTATCCACGATACTATTCAACCTCACATTATCGAGAAAGGGGAGCGCGTTGAGGAAACAGTTATCCAACCGAGACGAACAGATACTGTTACTTTTGAAGAAGTTTGA
- a CDS encoding baseplate J/gp47 family protein, whose amino-acid sequence MANRFNLPDITFFDKSPDQIVSEMLQHINDKTGQEFQRADPRRKLVESLAVFVSFERNRAEHALKQNLLAYASDDMLDLKGDELDTPRLEDKAATTVIGFNLEATRGVALPIPQGTRVKIAEVYFQTNKIAVVPIDTNYIELPVTCTEVGEIGNDYLPGETVTLVDPLPYVKSVVNTVISSGGAEIEEDDPYAERIRLAPEKFSVAGPELAYKYYALTSSQDIADVEVDSPSPGVTRIVALLKNGEIPTQQHLDKILAICSAENIRPLTDNVIATIPKVQNFDLEVQYWLPNSKATVADELMQKIDTEYQTYLIWQRSKLGRDVNPSEVVKRLKSTESEKLAERVEIIGVNYTEIEKTKIAVANEPKLTFMGFIDD is encoded by the coding sequence ATGGCGAATCGATTTAATTTACCTGATATAACGTTTTTTGATAAGTCACCTGACCAAATTGTCAGTGAAATGCTGCAGCATATAAACGATAAAACAGGACAAGAATTTCAACGTGCTGATCCAAGACGGAAGCTCGTTGAATCATTGGCCGTTTTTGTATCATTTGAACGAAATCGAGCTGAACATGCGTTGAAACAAAATCTGTTGGCGTATGCATCGGACGATATGTTGGATTTAAAAGGTGATGAGTTAGATACACCAAGATTAGAAGATAAAGCAGCTACCACAGTAATAGGATTTAATTTAGAGGCTACTAGAGGTGTGGCCCTGCCAATACCACAAGGGACAAGGGTAAAAATTGCAGAGGTGTATTTTCAGACTAACAAGATTGCTGTTGTGCCCATTGATACTAATTACATTGAATTGCCAGTAACTTGCACAGAAGTAGGTGAAATCGGCAACGATTATTTACCTGGTGAGACAGTTACACTGGTTGATCCTTTACCCTATGTTAAGTCAGTTGTTAACACGGTTATTTCAAGTGGTGGTGCAGAAATAGAAGAAGATGATCCGTATGCGGAGCGTATCCGATTGGCTCCTGAGAAATTTTCAGTGGCTGGTCCTGAGTTGGCTTATAAATATTACGCATTGACATCTAGTCAAGACATAGCAGATGTGGAGGTAGATAGTCCTTCACCAGGCGTGACGCGAATTGTTGCTTTGCTTAAAAATGGGGAGATTCCTACACAACAACACTTAGATAAAATCTTGGCCATTTGTTCTGCAGAGAACATAAGACCTCTCACTGACAATGTAATAGCGACTATTCCTAAAGTACAAAATTTTGATTTGGAAGTACAGTATTGGCTACCAAACAGCAAAGCAACGGTAGCAGATGAGCTCATGCAGAAAATCGACACTGAATATCAAACATATTTGATTTGGCAACGGTCCAAGCTTGGGCGTGATGTCAATCCGAGTGAAGTGGTGAAAAGGTTAAAAAGTACAGAATCAGAAAAATTAGCAGAGCGTGTGGAGATAATTGGGGTGAACTATACAGAAATTGAAAAGACAAAAATTGCAGTTGCGAATGAACCAAAGTTAACGTTTATGGGGTTCATTGATGACTGA
- a CDS encoding helix-turn-helix domain-containing protein produces MELTVKLKEVLNERGMSQVELAEKTGLTRTVISEIATNRRTSINREHITKVLQALEITDMNEMFEIK; encoded by the coding sequence ATGGAACTAACAGTAAAATTAAAAGAAGTGTTAAACGAACGAGGAATGTCACAAGTGGAATTAGCAGAAAAGACAGGATTAACACGTACAGTGATTAGTGAAATTGCAACTAATAGAAGAACCTCAATTAATCGTGAACACATCACCAAAGTTCTACAAGCTCTTGAAATTACAGATATGAACGAAATGTTTGAGATTAAGTAA
- a CDS encoding aconitate hydratase, which translates to MISFEQRRLLHKYVVYDMAVQSLQRDYKVIENLKLSKVYLPILDKLLDDISQECYNAKRLLAKDKIKVVRWVKTDEYFSDLVITTPGEDQVFTYANMALKTQVENLLISHQNKDQALD; encoded by the coding sequence ATGATTAGTTTCGAGCAACGTAGACTATTACACAAATACGTTGTTTATGATATGGCTGTTCAATCCCTGCAGCGTGATTACAAAGTAATTGAAAACCTAAAATTAAGCAAAGTGTATTTGCCAATTTTAGATAAGCTTTTAGACGACATATCCCAAGAGTGTTACAACGCTAAAAGATTGCTGGCAAAAGATAAAATAAAAGTTGTAAGGTGGGTAAAGACTGATGAATATTTTAGCGATCTTGTCATTACAACTCCAGGAGAAGATCAAGTTTTTACCTATGCTAATATGGCACTAAAAACACAAGTAGAAAATTTATTAATCAGTCACCAAAATAAAGACCAGGCGCTCGATTGA
- the deoC gene encoding deoxyribose-phosphate aldolase: MEQNFARMIDHTLLKAEATKEQIEKLCAEAKQFNFASVCVNPTWVKRSSELLQGSDVLVCTVIGFPLGANTPAVKAFEAKDAIANGAKEVDMVINIGALKDKNYEHVQADIAAVVEAAKGSALVKVIIEACLLTDEEKVKACELAVAAGADYVKTSTGFSTGGATAEDIALMRKTVGPELGVKASGGVRSLEDMKKMVEAGATRIGASSGVAIMNGLIADSNY, translated from the coding sequence ATGGAACAAAATTTTGCGCGTATGATTGATCATACATTATTAAAGGCTGAGGCAACAAAGGAACAAATTGAAAAATTATGTGCAGAAGCTAAGCAATTTAACTTTGCTTCAGTATGTGTCAATCCAACATGGGTGAAGCGTAGTAGCGAATTATTGCAAGGGTCAGATGTTTTAGTTTGTACGGTTATTGGCTTCCCACTCGGTGCCAACACACCAGCAGTGAAAGCATTTGAAGCAAAAGATGCGATTGCTAACGGTGCAAAAGAAGTAGATATGGTCATTAATATCGGTGCGTTAAAAGATAAAAACTATGAGCATGTACAAGCTGATATTGCAGCAGTTGTAGAAGCGGCTAAAGGCAGCGCACTTGTGAAAGTGATTATTGAAGCATGTTTATTAACAGATGAAGAAAAAGTGAAGGCATGTGAGCTAGCTGTGGCAGCAGGTGCTGACTATGTGAAAACATCAACAGGTTTTTCAACTGGTGGTGCAACAGCAGAAGATATTGCTCTTATGCGTAAAACAGTAGGTCCTGAATTGGGCGTAAAAGCTTCAGGTGGCGTTCGTAGCCTAGAGGATATGAAAAAAATGGTAGAAGCTGGTGCTACACGTATTGGAGCAAGCTCTGGTGTTGCCATTATGAATGGCTTAATTGCTGATTCCAATTACTAA
- a CDS encoding phage tail protein yields the protein MAIIATFGDLVFEVSQNKINTFDNLNRITEARYTKHAIKHQKPILEFDGPEVDPITFDMILRADLGVNPVKELEKWRDYLKKGKRAVLIIGNRPFSNNAFVITKINENYKNIDNRGNVLSIEATVDMMEYPITIKTTKKTTQSTAKSSNANKSGNTSKKKTGTITIAVKSVNIRNGPGTNYKILGCAFKNNTLTVYEKKGDWYHLGSGKYITASNKYSTFKGVS from the coding sequence ATGGCCATAATCGCAACCTTTGGGGATTTAGTGTTTGAAGTGTCGCAAAATAAAATCAACACATTCGACAATCTAAATAGGATTACGGAAGCTAGATATACTAAGCATGCCATTAAACATCAAAAACCAATTTTAGAGTTTGATGGACCAGAAGTTGATCCGATTACGTTTGATATGATACTTCGAGCGGATTTAGGTGTAAATCCTGTTAAAGAGCTGGAAAAATGGCGTGACTATTTAAAAAAAGGGAAAAGAGCTGTACTGATTATAGGGAATCGCCCTTTTTCGAACAATGCATTTGTGATAACCAAAATTAACGAAAACTATAAAAATATCGATAACCGTGGGAATGTGCTTAGTATCGAAGCAACGGTAGATATGATGGAATATCCAATCACAATAAAAACAACCAAAAAAACGACTCAAAGTACAGCTAAATCTTCAAATGCTAATAAAAGTGGCAACACATCAAAGAAAAAGACAGGCACCATTACAATAGCGGTGAAGTCAGTTAATATCCGAAATGGACCAGGTACAAATTATAAAATCCTTGGCTGTGCATTTAAAAATAATACATTGACTGTGTATGAGAAAAAAGGCGATTGGTATCACCTTGGAAGCGGAAAATATATAACGGCTAGTAATAAATATTCTACGTTTAAAGGGGTGAGTTAA
- a CDS encoding transcriptional regulator, with translation MREQLIKVMQRKQLVNMMYVSKNGSVTKRHIKIIKIVGDSFQAYCFNRQAKRTFMIDSVLAVVPIFPKEREVI, from the coding sequence ATGAGAGAACAACTGATTAAAGTTATGCAACGCAAACAATTAGTGAACATGATGTACGTATCTAAAAATGGATCTGTAACAAAAAGACATATCAAGATTATTAAAATAGTTGGTGATTCATTTCAGGCGTATTGCTTTAATCGACAGGCAAAACGCACATTTATGATCGACAGCGTATTGGCAGTTGTTCCAATCTTTCCAAAAGAGCGTGAGGTCATATGA
- a CDS encoding replication-relaxation family protein yields the protein MTRDQLSRYFNLGKKRNTNRVLHDLSNYLSSIRDGYETIYYLNNLGRLYVDCEKIRKKGGHVQHTIMRNEFWLFYKCPRDWKNEVKISDGTTSIIVDGMFSRNGFQHFLEVDNLQTMKENREKIKRYKELMPSLLKQLGYYPSLVWLTTTELRRQQLEASCGGLKCKVYTLNDIQ from the coding sequence ATGACGCGTGATCAACTCAGTCGATATTTTAACCTTGGAAAGAAACGTAATACAAATAGAGTCCTCCACGATCTATCCAACTATCTATCATCCATTCGAGACGGATACGAAACAATCTACTATTTAAATAATCTAGGACGGCTTTATGTTGACTGCGAGAAGATACGTAAAAAGGGTGGCCATGTACAACATACCATCATGCGTAATGAGTTTTGGCTGTTTTATAAGTGTCCGAGGGATTGGAAAAATGAAGTCAAAATATCAGACGGCACTACCAGTATCATTGTGGACGGTATGTTTTCAAGGAATGGTTTTCAGCATTTTTTAGAGGTCGATAACCTTCAGACCATGAAAGAGAATCGCGAGAAGATTAAACGGTATAAGGAGCTCATGCCAAGCCTTTTGAAGCAATTAGGCTATTACCCATCGCTTGTATGGCTAACCACAACAGAATTGCGTAGGCAACAGCTAGAAGCATCATGTGGAGGACTAAAGTGCAAGGTGTACACATTAAACGATATTCAATAA
- a CDS encoding phage holin family protein, with amino-acid sequence MDITQIIQHPILVLVPKPIYYMFAAYFLFKMLDFTTGLLKTWKGVVNYKSAIMRDGIIRWIGELVAIVFVFALDMMFGLEFYLTGFTLALFLYKEGGSIAENLQTLGVDMPGIVDDTIEKFNKKEGGRK; translated from the coding sequence ATGGACATTACACAAATTATTCAACACCCTATTTTGGTTTTAGTACCAAAACCGATTTACTACATGTTTGCTGCTTACTTTTTATTCAAGATGCTCGACTTCACAACGGGGCTACTCAAGACTTGGAAAGGAGTAGTGAACTATAAATCAGCAATAATGCGTGATGGTATTATTCGCTGGATAGGAGAGCTGGTTGCGATTGTCTTTGTATTTGCTTTAGATATGATGTTTGGGCTTGAGTTTTATTTAACAGGCTTCACGCTTGCGTTATTTTTATATAAAGAAGGCGGAAGTATTGCGGAAAATCTGCAAACATTAGGTGTGGATATGCCAGGTATAGTCGATGACACAATCGAAAAATTTAATAAAAAAGAAGGTGGTCGCAAATGA
- a CDS encoding phage tail protein I translates to MTDLTKLLPYSLQNDPFTVALTEAFEIQITQLYDEFRAISNLYLLTNAPSLLVDFLAYEKHVDFYEGLTLEEKKNVVRNALHVHRKKGTKFALLRVFELLNLQGRIEEWFEYEGDPYYFKARIDVSDKGVDDTTIRLLERLIKTYKNNRSWLEVLDIILTSKQNKVHVGTATLTGEEIVVYPHAVTNLSTNAKVRVAAANTANVERLTLYPKGGN, encoded by the coding sequence ATGACTGATCTAACAAAACTATTACCCTATTCTTTACAAAACGATCCCTTCACAGTTGCTTTAACTGAAGCTTTTGAAATTCAAATTACACAGTTGTATGACGAGTTCAGAGCTATTTCAAATCTATATTTATTAACTAATGCACCGAGCTTGCTAGTCGACTTTTTAGCCTATGAGAAACATGTTGATTTTTACGAAGGGCTTACACTGGAAGAAAAGAAAAACGTTGTAAGAAATGCTTTGCATGTGCATCGAAAAAAAGGCACGAAATTCGCTTTGTTACGTGTATTTGAACTACTGAATTTGCAAGGACGTATAGAAGAGTGGTTTGAATATGAAGGTGACCCTTATTATTTCAAAGCGCGTATAGACGTATCAGATAAGGGTGTGGATGATACCACAATTAGACTTTTAGAACGTTTAATAAAAACGTACAAAAACAATCGTTCCTGGCTTGAAGTGTTGGATATTATTCTAACTTCAAAGCAAAATAAGGTCCACGTAGGGACAGCTACTTTAACAGGCGAGGAAATTGTTGTTTATCCACACGCTGTTACAAATCTATCAACAAATGCGAAGGTTAGGGTTGCGGCTGCTAATACAGCAAATGTAGAACGACTAACACTTTATCCGAAAGGAGGAAATTAA
- a CDS encoding peptidoglycan recognition protein family protein — translation MTYSVEKRLMTGLPNLRLDAVKYVIAHESGNGNNTGPNALENEIAYMNRNKANAFTSHWVGGGGRIVQIAPVNRVQYGCGPKGNPLSYAQVELARTNDKEQFKKDYAAYIWLLRELAKEAGIPVVLDGAGNGIKSHRWISDNLKGTNHRDPYSYLESMGISEAQFKKDIINGLDKPQQIVKDDDTMKFTNETTKAAVRDYLKQAVDKKLIDKSHLDKFDAGTLTGGDFEGLKIIIAQRSK, via the coding sequence ATGACGTATTCTGTAGAGAAACGGCTAATGACGGGATTGCCAAACTTACGATTAGATGCTGTTAAGTATGTCATTGCCCATGAGTCAGGTAATGGTAATAATACAGGTCCAAATGCTTTAGAAAATGAAATTGCCTATATGAACCGTAATAAAGCAAATGCATTTACGTCTCATTGGGTAGGTGGTGGGGGACGTATCGTACAAATTGCGCCTGTTAATCGCGTGCAATATGGTTGTGGTCCTAAGGGTAATCCACTAAGTTATGCGCAAGTAGAATTAGCACGTACCAACGATAAAGAACAATTTAAAAAAGATTATGCAGCTTATATTTGGCTATTAAGAGAGCTTGCAAAAGAGGCTGGAATACCTGTTGTCCTTGATGGGGCAGGAAACGGTATTAAGTCACACCGTTGGATTTCGGACAATCTAAAAGGTACAAACCATAGAGATCCATATTCGTACTTAGAAAGTATGGGGATTTCGGAGGCACAATTCAAAAAGGATATTATCAACGGCTTGGACAAACCACAACAAATAGTAAAGGATGATGACACAATGAAATTTACAAATGAAACAACTAAAGCTGCTGTACGTGACTATCTCAAACAAGCAGTAGATAAAAAGCTTATTGATAAGTCGCATCTAGATAAATTTGACGCCGGTACTTTAACTGGAGGAGATTTTGAAGGATTGAAAATTATCATTGCACAACGAAGTAAATAA
- the mtaB gene encoding tRNA (N(6)-L-threonylcarbamoyladenosine(37)-C(2))-methylthiotransferase MtaB yields MSETLPKTVSLYTLGCKVNHYETEAIWQLFKEDGYDRTEFDHQADVYVINTCTVTNTGDKKSRQVIRRAVRQNPDAVICVTGCYAQTSPAEIMAIPGVDIVVGTQDRTKLLGYIDQYRSERQPINAVRNIMKNRVYEELDVPAFTDRTRASLKIQEGCNNFCTFCIIPWARGLMRSRDPQEVLHQAQQLVEAGYLEIVLTGIHTGGYGQDLKDYNLAQLLRDLEANVKGLKRLRISSIEASQLTDEVIEVLRESKIVVNHLHIPIQSGSDTVLKRMRRKYTMEFFGERLTKLHEALPDLAVTSDVIVGFPGETEEEFMETFNFIRDHKFSELHVFPFSPRTGTPAARMEDQIDEDIKNERVHRLISLNDQLAKEYASRFEDQVLEVIPEEFVHDGSEEQGLLTGYTDNYLKIVFEGPESLIGQLVKVKITQAGYPHSQGQFVRVLETVN; encoded by the coding sequence ATGAGTGAAACGCTTCCTAAAACCGTATCTCTGTATACTTTAGGTTGTAAAGTAAATCATTACGAAACAGAAGCAATCTGGCAACTGTTCAAAGAAGATGGCTATGATCGTACAGAGTTTGATCATCAAGCAGACGTTTATGTCATTAATACATGTACAGTTACCAATACTGGAGATAAGAAATCTCGTCAGGTGATTCGTCGCGCAGTTCGACAAAATCCTGATGCTGTTATTTGTGTAACGGGATGCTATGCACAGACATCCCCAGCTGAAATTATGGCGATTCCTGGCGTAGATATTGTTGTAGGAACACAGGATCGTACGAAATTATTAGGCTATATCGATCAATATCGTTCAGAACGACAACCGATTAATGCCGTACGTAATATTATGAAAAATCGCGTTTATGAGGAATTAGATGTACCAGCATTTACAGACCGTACACGTGCTTCCTTAAAAATACAAGAAGGCTGTAACAACTTCTGTACATTTTGTATTATCCCATGGGCACGTGGCTTAATGCGTTCTCGTGATCCCCAAGAAGTATTACATCAAGCCCAGCAATTAGTTGAGGCTGGCTATCTTGAAATTGTTTTAACGGGTATTCATACGGGTGGCTATGGACAAGACTTAAAAGATTATAATCTTGCTCAGTTACTACGTGATTTAGAGGCTAATGTAAAAGGCTTAAAGCGTCTTCGTATTTCGTCCATTGAAGCTAGTCAATTGACGGATGAAGTCATCGAAGTCCTTCGTGAGTCGAAGATTGTCGTTAATCATTTACACATTCCAATCCAATCGGGTTCTGATACGGTGTTAAAACGTATGCGTCGTAAATATACAATGGAATTTTTCGGGGAACGTTTAACGAAATTACATGAAGCTTTACCAGATTTAGCTGTAACATCTGATGTTATTGTTGGTTTCCCAGGTGAGACAGAGGAAGAGTTTATGGAAACGTTCAACTTTATTCGTGATCATAAATTCTCTGAACTACACGTCTTCCCATTCTCTCCACGTACAGGTACACCAGCTGCCCGCATGGAGGATCAAATTGATGAAGACATTAAAAATGAGCGTGTACACCGTCTGATCTCTTTAAATGACCAACTGGCAAAAGAATATGCATCTCGTTTTGAAGATCAAGTATTAGAAGTGATTCCTGAAGAATTTGTGCATGATGGCAGTGAAGAGCAAGGTCTTCTAACAGGTTATACTGATAATTACTTGAAAATCGTATTTGAAGGTCCAGAAAGTCTGATTGGACAGCTTGTAAAAGTAAAAATTACACAAGCAGGCTATCCACACTCACAAGGACAATTTGTACGTGTTTTAGAAACAGTTAATTAA
- a CDS encoding phage tail protein, which translates to MSENFYTILTNAGLAAIANAVINQTQVNFAKLGVGDGNGAYYTPTQEATALRNQVWIGNISSVTGDTTNPNWVNVETVIPGNVGGFEIRELGIFDDNNVLLAIGKLPLTYKPNFAEGSSKDLYIKAIFEVTNASAVTLKVDPSVIYASKKYVDDKVSVVVSGLENVQQQLKNHEVDYVKHPFHTTPTFASNVYSVTLGNVIADYVDGMGLVLKCPTASTSNVVIKVGSLPQKVVLNSNGALVKNFKKDAIYTLRYNATVTNPAVFTGTGAFILQGESEVEIGQQIIKPSTTKQTILKGLHDGTGYVEGDSNLIASNIIAGKTIFGITGNVQPKQFRTFSIYGQDAAVKLEWDFPFTTIVINNSAQSYNVYLSELPSGQYFGGGNYMPGFPMSLSPTSIESYFYKNGGWYTVKVYG; encoded by the coding sequence GTGAGCGAAAATTTTTATACTATACTCACAAATGCGGGTTTAGCAGCGATTGCCAACGCTGTAATTAATCAAACACAAGTAAATTTCGCAAAGTTAGGAGTAGGAGATGGGAATGGTGCCTATTATACGCCCACACAAGAGGCTACAGCCCTTCGTAATCAAGTGTGGATTGGCAATATATCTTCTGTTACCGGTGATACAACTAACCCGAATTGGGTAAATGTCGAAACAGTAATACCAGGAAACGTGGGTGGTTTTGAAATACGTGAGCTCGGTATTTTTGATGACAATAATGTTTTGTTGGCCATTGGTAAATTACCATTAACGTACAAGCCTAACTTTGCTGAAGGGAGCTCCAAAGATCTCTATATCAAAGCTATTTTTGAAGTCACGAATGCAAGTGCAGTTACTCTAAAAGTTGATCCGTCAGTTATTTATGCTAGTAAAAAGTATGTAGATGACAAAGTATCTGTGGTTGTTTCTGGTCTAGAAAATGTGCAACAACAACTTAAAAATCATGAAGTCGATTATGTGAAGCATCCTTTTCATACAACACCGACGTTTGCGTCGAATGTATACAGTGTCACGCTTGGTAATGTAATAGCTGACTACGTAGACGGTATGGGTCTGGTACTTAAGTGTCCGACAGCTAGTACTAGTAATGTTGTAATTAAGGTTGGTAGTCTGCCGCAAAAAGTGGTACTAAATTCTAATGGTGCCCTAGTTAAGAATTTTAAAAAAGATGCTATTTATACTTTGCGATACAATGCCACAGTTACAAATCCCGCAGTATTCACAGGTACAGGGGCTTTTATCTTACAGGGTGAAAGTGAGGTGGAAATAGGGCAACAAATCATTAAACCTTCAACGACTAAACAGACTATTCTTAAAGGGTTACATGATGGCACTGGGTATGTCGAAGGGGATTCTAATTTAATTGCTAGTAATATCATAGCAGGTAAAACGATATTCGGTATTACAGGTAATGTACAACCTAAACAGTTTAGGACTTTTAGTATTTATGGACAAGATGCTGCTGTAAAACTTGAATGGGATTTTCCGTTTACCACAATTGTTATTAATAATAGTGCACAATCTTATAATGTTTATTTATCAGAATTACCAAGCGGGCAATATTTTGGTGGTGGGAACTATATGCCCGGTTTCCCTATGTCTCTTAGCCCAACGTCAATAGAATCATATTTCTATAAAAATGGTGGTTGGTATACTGTAAAAGTTTATGGATAA